DNA from Nymphaea colorata isolate Beijing-Zhang1983 chromosome 4, ASM883128v2, whole genome shotgun sequence:
AATATGACCAAGCTACTGCAAAgacttaaagaaaagaaagaaggcaaAAAGTAGCAAAACCAGGGGGATTATAGTAAGGATCATAGTAGGTAAGTTTGTCTAGAAATTTATGCTGATGTACAATATTTGGGAACAAAGTTTTATGGTTTAATGGGTTAACGAGTAGAGGCTTGTTCCTGATCTCAAGTATTCTGTTTGATAAAATGCTACACAGAAGTTCTGTCAGGAACCTTGAGGTAATGTTATTCTTCCTGCCTTTCACAATCTAGAAACCACTTCGCAAATTTTTCCTGTTAAAATTTCCTCATGttttgcaccttttttttttatgatgctGTCTGTAATTGAAAGTCCCTACTTGTTGTGCTATTTGTGCAGAGTAGttatgaataaataaataaaaaagattaGCATGGCCATAGATAGAGTTCAGAAAGCGTTTATTTGGTTATACTTATTTTATAAAGGAAACAACCTATAGGCGGATGATGATAATCTTGACAAAAACTTTGATTGAGGACAGCAGGCTAATTTATAATACCTGCTAAAGTCTTGTGGGAAAGCATTGGTTTTATGGTTAGGATTTTGGAAATTTACCCCTAGAGCAGCATGCTGCTTTAATATGAGGAAGATGGATTTTGTTTAGGAAAACAATGCTGTTGATCACGTGCATCTAAATTGTCCCTCTATGTTTTGTTATGTATACGTTGATATATATTTCCCAGTTTCTCTATAATAAAGATATCGATAGCAggctttattttttcattttcttatgtaAAGTGCTCATTTAAATATAAAGGGAAATAATATCAAGGTCCTAATATATTACTCTTTTTGCAAGGTTCTCTGAAATGGCTAAGTAGTTTGttgatgttctttctttttctcggttTTATGTCCCTTTCACAGGCACCTGTCAAATTGCACCATGATGAACTGGAAGTTGATTTATTTGCATGCCCTATCTGTTTTGAGCAATTGACAAGAAAAGGTCCATCAGGTTTGAACTTGTAAGTTTCAAACTTTCCCTTTTTGAACATTTCAGCATACTGGTATGGTTGTTTCTTTTAGGGGCTGTGGTTAAATGTTGGTATGGTGCTTGCAGGCCTGCTATTTACAGGTCAGGTTTTAAGTGTCGTACATGCAAGCGGACCTACTCTAGTAAGGAGACATATTTGGATCTCACTGTCACCTCTGGGACAAAAGGGTATAACGAGGTCATGCCTACCAGAACAGAGTTATTCAGGTTTCAACTCGCATAAGCTTTTGAAGTTCATCATCTATGATCATTTCAGTATCTATCTACATATAGAGATCTAGATAATCATAATTCCTCAAAACATAATCTACATAtccttcaaaaaagaaaagaagaaattgctATCTGCAGATGTGCCTTTGAAAAGCTGGGATCAACCCCTTTCGTTGTGGAATAACAATGCtcccaactttttcttttccatgagATGTAACATGTAGCCTTCTCTACTTTTCTGCTTTTAGGtgaatcatttccttttcttattcACTGAATGTGaataatttgaaatttcttaGTAAATTTGACATTATACTGCTGTCAGTTTCCAGCATTGTCAGCCTATCATTTTTGAATTATTGAAAGCTCGCCAGCTCTCCCACTCACATACTGAAAAAAGAGATAAGTAAGTTTGAAAGGCCAAACTTCTCTTGGTTAGGCAACCAAATGGAAGGCAGGACACTAACTTTTGCTGAACTTGTAGCCTTTAGGGCATAAATTTACTCCTATTTCTTTTCAGAGAAGCTATCATCAAAAGAGTCAAGCAAATGAAGACCAATCTATTTCTATTGGTATATAAGCTCcgaatgttttctttttcatctgtGAAGGTGTTGATTGGTTGATTCTTATTTTCCACGTGCATTAGGAGCCCATTGGTTTCATTTGCATATGAAAGAGGATGGCGTCAAAATTTTGGCAGGAGTGGCTTTCCCGGCCCTGATGAAGAGGTAGTTTCTTTCTCATGGCCTTCTTTGCATGAGCTTTACATTGCATATACTTTTTCTTTGTAAAGGTAGATCTTACATTATAGGATATGCAGAGAGCAACATTGTAAATCTTCTCCAAGATGGCTAGGTTAGTAGATGGAGCGATTTCCTTTTGGTGTAAAAAGTAATTGGTAGCTGCTGGAAGGTTGTTGGGACACAGCGAGATGGCCACCAAGATAGTAGTGCAGCCAGCACCTTTACAGTTTGATATCTTCCCAATGGGTGAAAATTGTCGTGCAGATTTCTGGGTGCAACATGGTCATGATGTACCAATACATGTCCGGGTGATGAATAAGGGGAAAACAATGTACAAATTGATTGTTAAATCACTGAATTAAAACTAATCTACCCTGGACATGAAGGAAAAAAGATTTAATTTCAATCGGAAAGGCAAAAAGTAATGCAGAACGGGAAGAAAACATGGGTTTTCATAGAGAACCTTTTTTCCAGGGACATCCTGTCTATATCATGTATCATGTATGGCACTGCATGAATGTGATCTAAAATTATGAAAAGTTTGTCCTTTATATCTTCTTCTTCCGTCTCTCAACCACCATATTGGAGTGTTTTACACTTGGCATCAAATAGTGTAAATAATTTGACTTTGAATTTCCACCTGTGATCATTTGAGTTTGATACGTTCACTGGATTCTTGACTTTTCATTCTGTAGCTTTGGCTATTGGTGGTCGACACAAGTGGAAACTCCTTGTATGTTGAATTTATTTGGCCTTTTTGTTTCCCATGAATCTTGTATGATTGATTAGTTTCCATCATATTAAAATGCTTTATGCAATCAAATTcagtgaactggattttgcagTTCAAAATGGCGCAAGATTATTTCAAACCAATAGAAGGTGGTGTGCTGGTTGATGTGAGTTGTGGAAGTGGCTTGTTTTCAAGGAAATTTGCCAAATGTGGATCATACTCTGGCGTGATTGCATTGGACTTTTCAGAGAACATGCTCAGACAATGCTATGATTTTGTGAAACAGGATGAAAGCCTTTTATCTGCGTAAGTTTGTCCATAAGATGCTAAGGGATTATTGCCATTCAGTTTCTGTTCTCTTATCATGAAATCTCTTTTATCTTGGTTTTGAAAAACTGAGGCTTTTGAAGATGCATGATAGCTTATTGAGGAGAAACTTTCAGGAATTTTGCTCTTGTTCGGGCTGATATTTCAAGGCTTCCTTTTGCATCTGGTTCTGTTGATGCTGTTCATGCTGGTGCTGCATTACACTGTTGGCCTTCACCTTCTAATGCTGTAAGTCGGATTTGCATGTTTGCTAGACTACAAGGCCAATTCAGTTGTCTTCTGTAAAAACAGAAACACCTAGATGGCTCTTCAGCTGTTTTTCTCTCACTGGATGCCGGATATCTGCACATAAATGCTGAACAGCCTGAGCTACATAATGCactttgtcattttcatttttgtgctGCATCTGATGTGAAGCTTGCTTTCAATTTTACTGTCGCATGGCTGCTATA
Protein-coding regions in this window:
- the LOC116253660 gene encoding uncharacterized methyltransferase At2g41040, chloroplastic-like; protein product: MASALLQITFHNSSSLSFGGQWSRRRGHNMAGRYGGGFTLRATVLTEAAPVKLHHDELEVDLFACPICFEQLTRKGPSGLNLPAIYRSGFKCRTCKRTYSSKETYLDLTVTSGTKGYNEVMPTRTELFRSPLVSFAYERGWRQNFGRSGFPGPDEEFKMAQDYFKPIEGGVLVDVSCGSGLFSRKFAKCGSYSGVIALDFSENMLRQCYDFVKQDESLLSANFALVRADISRLPFASGSVDAVHAGAALHCWPSPSNAVAEISRVLRSGGVFVATTFLGPAFASPFLREVRPLIEAARQLTSSYNNLSEKEIEDLCESCGFTNYTSKTDRAFIIFSAQKP